Genomic segment of Vibrio azureus:
TAATTAATAAGGATTTATTATATGAAAAGGAGTCTTATTGTTATAAATAAGATATTTCTTATTTATTTTATTATCTATTCAATAAATTTACAGGCTCAAACATGTTACAGCAATATTGAACCAACGGCTCCTGATCAAAGATTTCAAATTGAAGAGCCTACCCCCAATGAAGCTGTAGTTATTGATACCGAAACATCATTGATGTGGAAGCGATGCAGTGAAGGTTTAGAGGGACGTAATTGTGATCAAGGAATAAGAAGTAAATTGACTTGGGAGGCTGCCTTATTGTCCACGATTTCGCAAGGTTTTGCTGGTTACTCTGACTGGAGAGTGCCAGATATAAAGGAACTGACAAGCTTACTTGAAATGTCATGCAGAGTACCTGTTATCAATGGAAATATATTTCCTGTATTTGGTGGGGGCTACTACTGGACATCATCAACAAATATTGACCAGCTCGACCAAGCGTGGGTGATATATTTTAACTGGGGGTATATTACCACCGGTAGTAAAGATGGAACTAACGAATTATTACTTGTGAGAAATAATTGAATAATTGGACAGGAGAGATAAATGCATACAATCAAATCAGGTGAAACATTAATGTCGATTTGTAATGAACAATATGGTGATTCAAATTTATATCTTAAGGTTGCCAAATTTAATAATATTTCAAATCCGAATCTAATTAGAGAGGGGCAAAATATTTCACTTCCTAGTATAGATGACCTGTGTACGGTAAGTACAAATAAAACGAATCATAATGGTTATGTTACCACTGATATTGTCTCTCGATTATGCTCTCATTTTAATCGAGAAAAATGCCATGTTATTTCTGTTGCATTAAATGAAAACATGGATAAGCATGATATTAAAAGTAAATTACAAGTAGCTCACTTTTTAGCGCAGATATTACATGAAAGTAATATGCTTAAAGCGACCAGTGAAAATCTGAATTACAGTGCTAAAGCGCTAAAGAGTGTGTTCGGTAAGTACTTTCAATGTGATGAAGATTGTGTGCGATACGCAAGGAAACCTGAGAAGATTGCCAATCTTGTTTACGCGAATAGAATGGGCAATGGCACTATCAACTCAGGCGATGGTTGGCGATATCGAGGCCGAGGATTAATTCAATTAACAGGTAAAAATAACTATATTCATT
This window contains:
- a CDS encoding DUF1566 domain-containing protein; the encoded protein is MKRSLIVINKIFLIYFIIYSINLQAQTCYSNIEPTAPDQRFQIEEPTPNEAVVIDTETSLMWKRCSEGLEGRNCDQGIRSKLTWEAALLSTISQGFAGYSDWRVPDIKELTSLLEMSCRVPVINGNIFPVFGGGYYWTSSTNIDQLDQAWVIYFNWGYITTGSKDGTNELLLVRNN
- a CDS encoding glycoside hydrolase family 19 protein is translated as MHTIKSGETLMSICNEQYGDSNLYLKVAKFNNISNPNLIREGQNISLPSIDDLCTVSTNKTNHNGYVTTDIVSRLCSHFNREKCHVISVALNENMDKHDIKSKLQVAHFLAQILHESNMLKATSENLNYSAKALKSVFGKYFQCDEDCVRYARKPEKIANLVYANRMGNGTINSGDGWRYRGRGLIQLTGKNNYIHFNKTVDLDVVANPDLVSSDPDLCVASACWFWQKNKLNEFADHDDVVKVTRRINGGINGLAHRKELLLLVKKLLNQT